In Malus sylvestris chromosome 15, drMalSylv7.2, whole genome shotgun sequence, a single genomic region encodes these proteins:
- the LOC126601413 gene encoding protein JINGUBANG-like: MFAETESVHRGKFGNYTHSAPNISATAGMVTDLNVEYPARNSSASALGPACSVDSSRMSGECSPITMSPWNNTSSSPFSKSPWQPFEESNVPQNGLIGSLLREEGHIYSLAAKGDLLYTGSDSKNIRVWKNLKEFSGFKSNSGLVKAIVISGDKLFTGHQDGKIRVWRVSSKDPSVHKRAGTLPTMMDIFKYSVKPSNYVQVRRQKTLWIKHSDAISCLSLSEDKKLLYSASWDRTLKVWRIETSKCIESIHAHDDAVNSVVASVEGMVYTGAADGTVKVWKREQSGKIIKHTLAQTLLKQESAVTALAASASGSIIYCGSSDGLVNFWEREKQLSHGGVLKGHKLAVLCLAAAGNLVFSGSADKTICVWRREGTIHTCLSVLAGHTGPVKCLSVEQDKDVNASKANEQRWIVYSGSLDKSVKVWGVSEQAPELAAMGHQRTGFDAVSIPSDGSYSSSAGRGSSHNRRF, encoded by the coding sequence ATGTTCGCGGAGACAGAGTCTGTACATCGGGGTAAATTTGGAAACTACACGCATTCCGCCCCCAACATCTCCGCCACAGCCGGCATGGTGACCGACCTCAACGTAGAATACCCAGCGCGGAACAGCAGCGCATCTGCCCTCGGCCCGGCATGCTCTGTCGACTCGAGCCGAATGAGTGGCGAGTGCTCTCCGATAACAATGTCTCCCTGGAACAACACCTCCAGTTCCCCCTTCTCCAAGTCGCCCTGGCAACCGTTCGAGGAATCCAACGTCCCCCAGAACGGCCTAATTGGGTCTCTTCTCCGCGAGGAAGGCCATATTTACTCCCTCGCGGCCAAAGGAGACCTGCTGTACACCGGTTCGGACAGCAAGAACATCCGAGTTTGGAAGAATCTTAAAGAATTCAGCGGATTCAAATCGAACAGCGGACTTGTGAAAGCTATCGTCATCTCAGGCGACAAGCTCTTCACGGGTCACCAAGACGGAAAGATCCGGGTCTGGCGGGTATCCTCAAAAGACCCGAGCGTGCACAAACGCGCAGGGACTCTGCCCACGATGATGGATATCTTCAAATACTCTGTGAAACCCAGCAATTACGTTCAGGTGCGGCGGCAGAAGACGCTCTGGATCAAGCACTCCGACGCCATTTCGTGCCTGAGCCTCAGCGAGGACAAGAAGCTTCTCTACTCAGCATCATGGGACAGGACACTAAAAGTGTGGCGAATTGAAACCTCAAAATGCATCGAATCAATCCATGCCCACGACGACGCGGTGAACTCCGTTGTCGCGAGCGTGGAGGGGATGGTGTACACGGGAGCGGCGGACGGGACGGTTAAAGTTTGGAAGAGGGAGCAGAGCGGGAAGATCATCAAGCACACTCTGGCGCAAACACTGCTGAAGCAGGAGAGCGCGGTGACCGCGCTCGCCGCCAGCGCGTCGGGGTCGATTATCTACTGCGGGTCGTCAGACGGGTTGGTGAATTTCTGGGAACGGGAGAAGCAGCTGTCTCACGGCGGCGTGCTGAAGGGGCATAAGCTGGCGGTGCTCTGTTTGGCGGCGGCGGGTAACTTGGTGTTCAGCGGGTCGGCGGACAAGACGATTTGCGTGTGGCGGAGGGAGGGCACGATCCACACGTGCCTGTCGGTTCTGGCTGGGCACACGGGGCCGGTGAAGTGCCTGTCGGTGGAGCAGGACAAGGATGTAAATGCGAGTAAAGCGAACGAGCAGCGGTGGATTGTGTACAGCGGGAGTCTGGATAAGTCGGTGAAGGTGTGGGGGGTGTCGGAGCAGGCGCCGGAGCTGGCAGCGATGGGTCACCAGCGCACGGGGTTCGATGCGGTTTCGATTCCGTCGGATGGGAGTTATTCGTCGTCGGCTGGTCGGGGCAGCAGCCACAATAGGAGGTTCTGA